The DNA window CATTGTTTGCAGAACCACGCTCGAACTTCTCATTCACCCGTGCGCGCAGGGGTTTGGTCAGAAGCATTGCCACCGCGAAATAAGCCGGGATGGTGATGAGCGTGAGCAGGAACAGTTTGAAGGAGTAGATCCACATCACGCCCAGAAAGATCAGCGTGAAGACCGGATCGACCAACACCGAGAGCGAGGCATTGGTGAGGAATTCGCGTATCGATTCAAGCTGGCGTACCCTCATCACGGTATCGCCCACCCGGCGTGTCTCGAAATAGCCGAGCGGCAGGCGCAAAAGGTGCCAGAACAGTTTGGCCCCCAGCTCCACATCGATCTTCTGGCTTGTTTCGGCATAAAGGCGTGTTCGCAGCCAACCAAAGATCGTCTCCCATATGGAGACGACCACGAAACCCACGGCCAGCACGGTCAGGGTGGACATCGTGTTGTTGACCAGCACCTTGTCGACCACATTCTGGAAAAACAGCGGAGCGGCCAACCCTAAGAGGTTAAGCGCCAACGTGATGAGCAGCACCTCACCAATCAGCACGCGATATTTGACGATCTGCGGCACGAACCACGAAAAATCGAAGCGCTGCTGCGAGGCACCCACCGTCTCTCGAGTTGTGAGCATGATGAGATCGCCCGACCACACCATCTCCAACTGCGAACGGTTGAGCTTGGCAACATCGGCCCCTGGCCATTGCACCAAAACCTCGCTGTCGCCGGCGCGACCGATCAGAAACCAGCCTTCGGGACCATGCGCCAGCGCAGGCAGCGGCAGCGATGCCAGTTGCTCCCATGTGGCGGTGCGATGGCGGGCGCGCACCCCCTCCTGCGCCTTGGCCAGGCGCACCAGATCGACCGCGCTGGCTGGATTATGGTGGCCCATTGCATGGCGCAGTTGCGCGGGGTCAGCAGCGATGCGGTGCATGGCAAGCAACACCGCCAGCAGGGTGGGGCCGCTTTCCATATGAGTGGGCGGGGTGATGTCGCTCATGGCAAATCTCGGCTGAGAACCCGACCGGCAGTGGCCGGCCTTGGTGTGAGGGGCATGGATCGGGCAAGCGGGGGATGATCGGGCGGCGATGTGGTCGGCGCCAGGATGCCAGGATTGTCGGCTAGAGGAGGCAGAATGATCGGCGGGGTGTCGTGACCGCGCAGCTTGGTCGCATCCATTGCCTGTACCGCAGCATCCCATGGCATTGCATCGACGCGCTGGACATGGCGCAGATGGGACGCGGGATCATAGGGCTCCACGCCGCTGACCAGCGTTTCAACATCCAGATCCCCCGCGCGGCGCAGCAGCGTTGCCCCGGCGATATAGCGATCGCGCCTCGCGCCGATCACCGACAGTTCGGCATCGCGCAGCGATTGCTGAGCATAGAGCACATCGAAGGTGGAGCGCAGGCCGACACGATATTCCGAGAGCATACCGTCAAGCTGGATGCGGGCGGCGGCGCGGCGGGCCTCAATCAGGTCCAGCGCGCGCTGGGCGGTGGCCAGCGCATTCCACGCATTGCGCACGTCACGCATGAGATTACGCCGTGACGCCTCGATCTGGAGCCGGTCCTGCGCATTCTTGTCCTGCGCCTGACGGATCTGCGAGGCGATGCGGCCACCGGCGCTCAGCGGCATGGAGAGGACCACGCTGCCGCTGACATCGCGGTTCTGGTCACGCAGGCGATAGGGCCAGACATCGCCGCTCAGGCCTGCCCCGCCCCGCAGCGAAACAGTGGGCCCACCCTGCGAACGCATGGCATCGATGTTCGCGCGAGAAGACCTTTCGGTAAACAGCGCACGGGCGAGATCGGGGCTGTTGGTCTCCGCCTCGGCAAAGGCCTCGTTCGCACTGCGAGGCAGGCGCGGCAGCGGAGGCTCGGGGGCCAGATCGCCCGCCTCGCTGCCGACCAGATCGGCATAATCGGCACGCACGCCTTCCAGCTGCTGCTCGGTGGCCACGGCCTGCTCGCGCTCCTGATTGAGCTGATTGCGCGCCTGCGACACGTCGGTCAGCGTCAGTTCGCCGGCCTCGCGCCTTGCGGCGATCTCGGCCTCGATCTTTTCAAGCTGGCCAACGCTGCCACGCCACACTGCCAGTTGCGCGTCGTAACGTCGCACATCAGCATAGGCGGTAATGACAGCCAGCAGCAGATCGCCCTCCACCCCGCGCAGCGAGGCGCGGGCAGCACTCACCCCCGCCTCGGCGGCATGGCGGTCCGCCGTGGCCTTGCCCGAAGTGTAGAGCGGTTGAACCAGCGAGACCTGGATCTGGTTGCTGTTGCTGTCCGTCACCGAGGGAGAAAAGGGACTGCGCGAGGATTGACCAGTGACAGCGTGGTCGTAACCGGCAGTCGCCTGAAGCTGGGTGGTGGGGCGCAGTTCTGCGCGGGCCTGCGCCACGCCCTCATCGGCCTGACGCACGTCATAGCGGCTGGCCCCCAATGTGGGATTGGTACGGTAGGCCTCGATGATCGCCTCGGCGAGGGTCTGTGCATGCAAGGGCCTGGCCGCAACGGCTAGCAGCGCCGCACCGGCCACCATGATCGAACGCTGGCGGATCATAGCTTGAAGCCATCATCCCGGCATCCGAGGTGCGGGGCTGCCTCTCGCAGCGCCGCGAAACCTCCGACCTGATAGTGCCGGGTCTTGCGGCCCATATGTATCGCCACCTCGCGCGCGTGCCCCGCAAGCTCGATCGGCAACCACACGATACCCCCGTGCGGGTCATCAATACCGCCCGTCTCCATGCTCACCCCCGCTGCAACAAGGCCCGGATAGAGATCCTGCCAACGCGCCGGAGCAGCCGCGTCGATGCGATACCATGCGCCTGCAAGGTCGGCGTGGATGCCGGTGGCAAAGCCAAGGGCGCCGCGCTGATAGCGCATGTTTTTGCCCGTCAAGCGGCACGACGTGATGCCGGTGAAATTGTCCCGCCGGATGGTCAGTTTCCAGCCACCCTCTGCGTAACGCTGCCGAGTCGCGGCATGCTGACTGGGGGCAGAATTCAGTTTCTTTTCAGGCGAGGCAGAAGGCACCGCCAGCGACGAGAGCGCGAGCAGGGCAGCAAAGGCTGGCAGCATGGAAAGGGTCTCAAGTTCTGAAAAGCGATGGAAGGCAGGCAACTTCCGTCGCCTGCCTTCCACAAGGTCGGGCCATGATCGGTTCGGATCACGGCGCCAGTTATCGGATCAACCCAACAGGTGGTTGTTCACGGCAGCCGCCATGTTTGTGGCCTTGTTGCCGATGATGCCATCACCGTTGAGATCGGTGGAGAAGAGCATCTCGGCTGCCGCGCTGTTCGACTTGTCGAAGGACTGTTCGCCGTACCAATGACCGTTACCGTCAAGGATCCAGGCATATTTCATGTCGGAAAAGGGATCGGCATCGAGCACACGCGTGCGGCCCTCATCGTCGGTGGCCACCGCAACCAATGACCAGTCACCACGCTGGAGCTTCACATCGCCCCAGTCGGCGCCATCACGGGTGATCTGGATCGGCGCGGCGCCCTGAACGGAGACAAAGGCTTTGCCTGTCTGATCATCGACATAAAGAGCGTCGCCGCCATTCTGGCTAACCAGCCTCTTCTGCGAGCCAGAGATGACACCGTCGCCGTTGAAGTCCTTGCCAAACTGCCCGTCGACCTGCGTCAGCGCGGTGCCACTGTAGACGTCCTCGCCCACCCAGTTACCCTGAGCGTCCAGGCGCCAGGCCCAGTGCTGGGTATCGGGGCCAAAGTTGTTGGGGTCACCATCCAGAACGCGCAGATTGCCCTCGCTGTCGCGCCCGATAGCCGAGAGCTGCGAACCACGATCCAGCTTCACCTTCTCGCCGCCGCGCATCACATTGATGGTCGTGCCATCCTCGAGCTTGGCCAGCGCATAGCCGTCAGCATCGACCAGCAGTTGCAGTCCCCCGTTCCTGGCCACAATCTGCGGCAACGCGGCCGGAACCACACCATCGTGATTGAGGTCGATCTGGAAGATCGCCTCAGCATCGGCGATGCCCGGCTGCGTGATGTCGTAAGCGGTCTCGCCTGTCCAGTTGCCCTTGGCATCCAGCTTCCAGGAATAGACGAGGTTCGAACCCGCCGGCACATCCAGCACATGCAAATTGCCATCTGCATCCTTGCCCACGGCAGAAATCGTCGATCCGCCGCGCGTCAGCAGGGTGGGCACACCATCGCCGTTGCGGAAGATCTCGGTCATGCCATTGGCCCCGTCCTTCACATAGGCGCGGCCATTGCCATCATCGACGAAGAGCGACAGCGTACCATTCTGCTGCTTGAGCGTGAGCGTGCCGCCCACGACCACCCCGTCACCGTTGAAATCCTGATTGTACAGTGGTTCCAGCGTCGCCGCATTGGCATTGCTGTAAAGCGCCGCCCCATTGTCCTTCAGGCTATAATTGGTGTCGAGGATCTTGTCATAGAAGGGCTCCTTGCCATTGGCGCCGCCCGCCAGCAGCACATGAACCTGCCCCGACGCATCGCGGCCCACGGCCACCAGCCGGTCGCCATTGGCGCTTTGCAGCGCACGGCGGGTGCTGTCTCCATTGAGCATGGCGCGCGGTGCGGCCCCGCCCACCGAAAGCCATGCCGTGCCCGTGGTCGCCTCGACCGAAAGCACCATATCGCCATTGGTGGCCACCGTGGTCAGCGCATAGGCTGGCGGATCGGTGGGCAGGTCGAGCGGAATGCCGTCGGGGCGATAGGCGATGCTCGAGGCGAAATCGGTGATGTGGATCTGGCCGTCGGGGGTCAGCGTAGCCATGTCATTGACGCCCACGCTCACCTTGGTCCCGTCCGAGAAGGTGACGGTCATGCCGGCGGTGGTGGAAGGGTTCCACGCCACATAGGTCTTGGCGCCGTTCTTCACATAGACCGCCGCATAAGGCGAATTGGCGCTGACATCCTTGGACAGCGTGCCCATCGCCGCCAGACTTTCGATGAAGGCCAGCGTGTCGGGGCGCGATTCCTCGCCGCCGCCACCCTGATAGGTGGTGTGGCTCAGATAATCGGCCAGCGCCTTGTCGGGATCGGCCATGGCCATATATTTGTCGATGCTGTTCCACCAAGCATTGTCGGGGTTCGACAGGGTGGGATCCTGCATCTGCGCGGTCAGTTCGGCCAGGTCCTCGCGGATCTCATCCGTGTAATAGCCCATGAAGAGCGAGCTTTGCGACAGGATGGGCGTCATGTTGATGCCCTGGACGTAAAGCGGATCTGTTCCGAAATAGGTAGCGTAGGAACCACCATCCGCACCCAGAATGCCGATGCGGGTGTGATCAAAGCCGTCGGGGAAGGCGATGTTATGCACGTCGAGGTAGTAGTCGGCGAAGGCCTGGCTCTCGGTGGTGTAGAGGTAGAGGCCAAGATTTTCCATGTCGGCCTGACCGGTTGCCGCGCCCCACCGCGCCACGGCGCCGTCGAAGTTCAACGATTCCGTTGCCGATTCCTGCGTGATGCCAAAGCCCGTGCCCGAGGCCCAATTGTGGCCCGCATAGGAATCAAAGCCGCGCAAATAACCGAAGGTCGGGTCGTTCCGGTCAGGGTTGTTGGCGTTCTTGATGATAAGGTTGACCATTGCGCCGAAGTTGCTCTGCTTGGCCCATTCCGGGTCCAGCGTGGCGATGGTCGCCGCAGCATTGACGAAATAGCCGAGCTGAAGCGTCAGGTCGTTGCTCTTGTCATCCGCATCGTAGGAGCCGGGATAGCCGATGATGGCATGCCAGATCTTGTCATAGACGAATTCATACTTGTCGCCGTCCGAGGCGGTAAACCACGTTTCCAGTTGCTGTTCGGCGGCCTTCAGGAAAGTATCCTTGGCCTGACCGTAACCGACCTGCTGCGCCAGCATGGCCAGATCGGTGTATTTCGCGATCTGGCGCGAACCCCAATAGGTGTCGCCGCCCACGGGATCGTTTTTGGAGAGGAAGGTCTTCAGTTCATCATGGATCAGGCTCTGCAGCTCGGCCTTTTGCGCATCCGTGCCAAGGAAGGGCATCAGCGGCAGGATCGGCGGCATCTTCATGCTGGTCGAGAAGGAGGAGCCGTCATAAGCCTTCATATCGCCGCGCGCGGAGGCGAAGGAGAAGTCCAGCGTGGAGGCATCGCTGTTGGCATATTGGTGGTAATAGAGCGCCGTCAGCGGGTCACTCGACAGGCCCTTCTCATCCGACATCATCTGAGTGGTGTAGGTGAAGGTGGTGACGACCTGATTGGTCGACTTGTCGATGGCATAGCTGGCCACCGTGCCGGTCACTTCGGCAAAGGCGTGCTGGCGGTATTCCATCAGCGTGTTTACCGAGGCATCAGGCAGCAGGGCGACGGAATAGAAGTTCTTGTCGTCCAGGCTCGATTTGAGGCCGGTCGAGGTATAGGTCCAGGTCACGTCGGAATTAGCAAAAATGCCGTAGGACTGACCGTTGATCGTGATACCGACCACGCCGCCCTCATTGTACCACACCTGACCCGGGCCATCATAACCGCCGATGCTGGGCTTGGGGGTAACATGGGTGGTATCATATACCACGCCGTCCTGCGAATTCACCGCAGTGGAAAGGGTGCTGCTCTTGTCTCCCGCAGCGGCGCCCTGCTGAAGGTAGAGGGTTGAGCCGGGAACGGCAGTGCCATCGCCCGTGGTCAGCCCCGAATAGGGCAGCTTGACGAAGCTGGAGGCGCTGTTGGTCTGCACCTCGACATTGTCTCCGTTGCCGCTCACGCGCCAAAGCTCGACCTTGACGCTGCCATTGGCCAGGTCGCGCATGGCCGCGCCCGTGGAAGAGATCAGCTTACTGGTGCTGTAATCTTCCCACCCGTTGGCATTGGCGTCGATGGCAAAGGCATCATACAGCTCGGTACGGTCAATCTTGCCGTCACCGTCGAAATCGTAAGAAACCTTCAACTTCACGATATCGGCCACTTCAGGCGCATTGACCGAGAAGTTGAAAGCCAGCCCCTGCCCGTTGAAACTCCCGTTCAGCCCATTGATCGTGTAGGCCAGCTGATTGGAGGGCGTATCGGCGGAGGCGCTGTTGATGGTGTTGAGATCGATGACAACATCATCATCCGACAGACGGTTCACATAGGTGAACAAACCACCCTGCACCATCGTGGCGCGCATCTTGCCGCCCCAGTCGGCGGTGGCGGTCCAGTCGC is part of the Novosphingobium sp. genome and encodes:
- a CDS encoding TolC family outer membrane protein; translation: MIRQRSIMVAGAALLAVAARPLHAQTLAEAIIEAYRTNPTLGASRYDVRQADEGVAQARAELRPTTQLQATAGYDHAVTGQSSRSPFSPSVTDSNSNQIQVSLVQPLYTSGKATADRHAAEAGVSAARASLRGVEGDLLLAVITAYADVRRYDAQLAVWRGSVGQLEKIEAEIAARREAGELTLTDVSQARNQLNQEREQAVATEQQLEGVRADYADLVGSEAGDLAPEPPLPRLPRSANEAFAEAETNSPDLARALFTERSSRANIDAMRSQGGPTVSLRGGAGLSGDVWPYRLRDQNRDVSGSVVLSMPLSAGGRIASQIRQAQDKNAQDRLQIEASRRNLMRDVRNAWNALATAQRALDLIEARRAAARIQLDGMLSEYRVGLRSTFDVLYAQQSLRDAELSVIGARRDRYIAGATLLRRAGDLDVETLVSGVEPYDPASHLRHVQRVDAMPWDAAVQAMDATKLRGHDTPPIILPPLADNPGILAPTTSPPDHPPLARSMPLTPRPATAGRVLSRDLP
- a CDS encoding glycosyl hydrolase, translated to MADYIEYGAGDVATEFPEGQHGFTDSNGVFHPDGSVVTPNNPVTPAVTDDFQGPPPTNSIFTPLAYHQYDGFTQWMDADPMAFQTKANGLQIGYTSTPHVGQGVSNSYSFAPPAQSLTLGLAGLSVTETKMAAQSDWTATADWGGKMRATMVQGGLFTYVNRLSDDDVVIDLNTINSASADTPSNQLAYTINGLNGSFNGQGLAFNFSVNAPEVADIVKLKVSYDFDGDGKIDRTELYDAFAIDANANGWEDYSTSKLISSTGAAMRDLANGSVKVELWRVSGNGDNVEVQTNSASSFVKLPYSGLTTGDGTAVPGSTLYLQQGAAAGDKSSTLSTAVNSQDGVVYDTTHVTPKPSIGGYDGPGQVWYNEGGVVGITINGQSYGIFANSDVTWTYTSTGLKSSLDDKNFYSVALLPDASVNTLMEYRQHAFAEVTGTVASYAIDKSTNQVVTTFTYTTQMMSDEKGLSSDPLTALYYHQYANSDASTLDFSFASARGDMKAYDGSSFSTSMKMPPILPLMPFLGTDAQKAELQSLIHDELKTFLSKNDPVGGDTYWGSRQIAKYTDLAMLAQQVGYGQAKDTFLKAAEQQLETWFTASDGDKYEFVYDKIWHAIIGYPGSYDADDKSNDLTLQLGYFVNAAATIATLDPEWAKQSNFGAMVNLIIKNANNPDRNDPTFGYLRGFDSYAGHNWASGTGFGITQESATESLNFDGAVARWGAATGQADMENLGLYLYTTESQAFADYYLDVHNIAFPDGFDHTRIGILGADGGSYATYFGTDPLYVQGINMTPILSQSSLFMGYYTDEIREDLAELTAQMQDPTLSNPDNAWWNSIDKYMAMADPDKALADYLSHTTYQGGGGEESRPDTLAFIESLAAMGTLSKDVSANSPYAAVYVKNGAKTYVAWNPSTTAGMTVTFSDGTKVSVGVNDMATLTPDGQIHITDFASSIAYRPDGIPLDLPTDPPAYALTTVATNGDMVLSVEATTGTAWLSVGGAAPRAMLNGDSTRRALQSANGDRLVAVGRDASGQVHVLLAGGANGKEPFYDKILDTNYSLKDNGAALYSNANAATLEPLYNQDFNGDGVVVGGTLTLKQQNGTLSLFVDDGNGRAYVKDGANGMTEIFRNGDGVPTLLTRGGSTISAVGKDADGNLHVLDVPAGSNLVYSWKLDAKGNWTGETAYDITQPGIADAEAIFQIDLNHDGVVPAALPQIVARNGGLQLLVDADGYALAKLEDGTTINVMRGGEKVKLDRGSQLSAIGRDSEGNLRVLDGDPNNFGPDTQHWAWRLDAQGNWVGEDVYSGTALTQVDGQFGKDFNGDGVISGSQKRLVSQNGGDALYVDDQTGKAFVSVQGAAPIQITRDGADWGDVKLQRGDWSLVAVATDDEGRTRVLDADPFSDMKYAWILDGNGHWYGEQSFDKSNSAAAEMLFSTDLNGDGIIGNKATNMAAAVNNHLLG